The Rhea pennata isolate bPtePen1 chromosome Z, bPtePen1.pri, whole genome shotgun sequence genome includes a region encoding these proteins:
- the HMGCR gene encoding 3-hydroxy-3-methylglutaryl-Coenzyme A reductase isoform X2, translating into MVLQRAALRFSRFRKTILKMLSRLFRMHGLFVASHPWEVIVGTVTLTICMMSMKMFTGNDKICGWNYECPKLEEDVLSSDIIILTITRCIAILYIYFQFQNLRQLGSKYILGIAGLFTIFSSFVFSTVVIHFLDKELTGLNEALPFFLLLIDLSRASALAKFALSSNSQDEVRENISRGMAILGPTFTLDALVECLVIGVGTMSGVRQLEIMCCFGCMSVLANYFVFMTFFPACVSLVLELSRESREGRPIWQLSHFARVLEEEENKPNPVTQRVKMIMSLGLVLVHAHSRWIAEPAAQNATVENSVGLDENAPKRIEPNVSLWQFYLSRMTSMDIEQVITLGLALLLAVKYIFFEQTETESTLSLKNPITSPMMVQKKVPENCCRKQSGILQNNQKSNTAEETLIAKDGNESSTRATFVVGSCNPVETSAILNRKEEELELPKEPRSIEECVRILGNAEKGAKFLTDAEVISLVNAKHIPAYKLETLMETQERGVSIRRQMLSKKLPEPSSLQYLPYRNYNYSLVMGACCENVIGYMPIPVGVAGPLFLDNKEFQVPMATTEGCLVASTNRGCRAICLGGGASSRILADGMTRGPVVRLPTACQAAEVKVWLESSEGFKIIKEAFDSTSRFARLQKLLISLAGRNLYIRFQSKTGDAMGMNMISKGTEKALARLNEEFPDVQVIAISGNYCTDKKPAAINWIEGRGKSVVCEAVIPAKVVREVLKTTTEDIVEVNINKNLVGSAMAGSIGGYNAHAANIVTAIYIACGQDAAQNVGSSNCITLMERTGSANEDLYISCTMPSIEIGTVGGGTNLLPQQACLQMLGVQGASQDNPGENARQLAKIVCATVMAGELSLMAALAAGHLVKSHMIHNRSKMNLQDLQGTCTKKAA; encoded by the exons ATGGTAttgcagagagctgctctgag GTTTTCTAGGTTTAGAAAAACAATCCTGAAAATGTTGTCCAGGCTGTTTCGAATGCATGGCCTTTTTGTAGCCTCTCATCCATGGGAAGTTATTGTTGGAACAGTGACTCTCACCATCTGTATGATGTCCATGAAGATGTTCACTGGAAATGATAAGATCTGTGGCTGGAATTATGAGTGCCCAAAACTTGAAGAA GATGTTCTGAGCAGCGACATCATAATCCTGACAATCACCCGCTGTATAGCAATCCTTTACATATACTTCCAGTTTCAGAACCTGAGGCAACTTGGGTCAAAGTACATTTTAG gtaTTGCTGGCCTTTTCACAATCTTCTCAAGTTTTGTCTTTAGTACAGTGGTAATTCACTTTTTGGATAAAGAATTGACAGGTTTAAA TGAAGCTTTACCATTCTTCCTGCTTCTTATTGATCTTTCAAGAGCGAGTGCATTAGCCAAATTTGCACTTAGTTCCAACTCACAG gatgaagtaagagaaaatatttcacgTGGAATGGCAATTTTAGGCCCTACGTTTACACTGGATGCCCTTGTGGAATGCCTAGTTATTGGTGTAGGTACTATGTCAG gGGTACGACAACTTGAAATTATGTGCTGCTTTGGCTGTATGTCTGTTCTTGCCAACTACTTTGTCTTCATGACCTTCTTCCCAGCTTGCGTGTCCTTAGTATTAGAG CTTTCTCGAGAGAGTCGTGAAGGGCGTCCTATATGGCAGCTCAGTCATTTTGCTCGTGttctggaagaagaagaaaataaaccgAACCCTGTAACACAGCGGGTCAAAATGATCATG tcaCTAGGTTTGGTTCTTGTTCATGCCCACAGTCGCTGGATAGCAGAACCAGCTGCTCAAAACGCTACTGTAGAAAACTCAGTGGGATTGGATGAGAACGCACCAAAGAGAATTGAACCTAATGTTTCATTATGGCAGTTCTATCTTTCTCG aatgaCCAGTATGGATATTGAGCAAGTAATCACTCTTGGATTAGCCCTTCTTCTTGctgtgaaatacattttctttgaacaaaCAGAGACTGAATCCACGCTCTCGCTGAAGAATCCCATAACATCTCCGATGATGGTTCAGAAAAAGGTCCCCGAGAATTGTTGCAGGAAACAATCTGGAATTCTGCAAAACAATCAGAAATCTAACACAGCAGAAGAAACTTTAATTGCTAAAGATGGAAATG AGTCTTCAACCAGGGCTACGTTTGTAGTTGGCAGTTGCAACCCTGTGGAAACTTCTGCAATCCTTaatagaaaagaggaagaacttGAATTACCTAAAGAACCACGTTCTATTGAGGAATGTGTTCGTATACTTGGAAATGCAGAG AAGGGAGCAAAATTCCTCACTGATGCTGAGGTTATCAGCTTAGTTAATGCTAAGCATATTCCTGCATACAAACTGGAAACCTTGATGGAAACTCAGGAGCGTGGTGTGTCCATTCGTCGACAGATGTTATCTAAGAAACTCCCCGAACCTTCATCTTTGCAGTATCTTCCTTATAGGAATTACAATTACTCTTTG GTTATGGGAGCTTGCTGTGAAAACGTGATTGGATATATGCCTATTCCTGTAGGCGTAGCAGGGCCACTGTTCTTGGATAACAAAGAGTTTCAAGTTCCAATGGCAACAACAGAAGGATGTCTTGTGGCAAGCACAAATAGAGGTTGTAGAGCAATATGT cTTGGTGGAGGAGCAAGCAGTCGTATTCTAGCAGATGGGATGACCCGAGGGCCTGTTGTAAGGCTCCCCACTGCTTGCCAGGCTGCGGAAGTGAAAGTTTGGCTTGAAAGCTCTGAAGGGTTTAAGATAATAAAAGAAGCTTTTGACAGCACAAGTAG gTTTGCTCGCCTACAAAAACTTCTCATCAGCTTGGCTGGTCGTAATCTTTATATCCGTTTTCAGTCTAAAACGGGGGATGCAATGGGAATGAATATGATTTCAAAA GGTACTGAAAAAGCATTGGCAAGGTTGAATGAAGAGTTTCCTGATGTTCAGGTTATAGCTATTAGTGGTAACTACTGTACAGACAAAAAGCCTGCTGCCATAAATTGGATAGAAGGAAGAGGCAAGTCTGTTGTCTGTGAGGCAGTGATTCCAGCCAAGGTTGTCAGAGAA GTATTGAAGACTACTACAGAAGATATAGTTGAAGttaatataaacaaaaactTGGTGGGTTCTGCTATGGCTGGTAGCATAGGTGGCTACAATGCACATGCAGCAAACATTGTTACAGCCATCTACATTGCTTGTGGTCAG GATGCTGCACAGAATGTGGGCAGTTCTAATTGCATCACTCTGATGGAGCGAACTGGTTCTGCCAATGAAGACCTGTATATCAGCTGTACAATGCCCTCTATAGAAATAGGAACTGTAGGTGGAGGCACCAACTTGCTCCCACAGCAGGCCTGTCTGCAG atGTTAGGGGTTCAAGGTGCAAGCCAAGATAATCCTGGTGAAAATGCCCGTCAGCTTGCTAAAATTGTATGTGCTACTGTGATGGCAGGGGAATTATCACTAAtggcagctcttgcagctgggCATCTAGTCAAAAGCCACATGATCCACAACAG gtcAAAAATGAATCTGCAAGACCTTCAGGGAACCTGCACAAAGAAAGCAGCTTGA
- the HMGCR gene encoding 3-hydroxy-3-methylglutaryl-Coenzyme A reductase isoform X3: MLSRLFRMHGLFVASHPWEVIVGTVTLTICMMSMKMFTGNDKICGWNYECPKLEEDVLSSDIIILTITRCIAILYIYFQFQNLRQLGSKYILGIAGLFTIFSSFVFSTVVIHFLDKELTGLNEALPFFLLLIDLSRASALAKFALSSNSQDEVRENISRGMAILGPTFTLDALVECLVIGVGTMSGVRQLEIMCCFGCMSVLANYFVFMTFFPACVSLVLELSRESREGRPIWQLSHFARVLEEEENKPNPVTQRVKMIMSLGLVLVHAHSRWIAEPAAQNATVENSVGLDENAPKRIEPNVSLWQFYLSRMTSMDIEQVITLGLALLLAVKYIFFEQTETESTLSLKNPITSPMMVQKKVPENCCRKQSGILQNNQKSNTAEETLIAKDGNAEVIKPLLTESSTRATFVVGSCNPVETSAILNRKEEELELPKEPRSIEECVRILGNAEKGAKFLTDAEVISLVNAKHIPAYKLETLMETQERGVSIRRQMLSKKLPEPSSLQYLPYRNYNYSLVMGACCENVIGYMPIPVGVAGPLFLDNKEFQVPMATTEGCLVASTNRGCRAICLGGGASSRILADGMTRGPVVRLPTACQAAEVKVWLESSEGFKIIKEAFDSTSRFARLQKLLISLAGRNLYIRFQSKTGDAMGMNMISKGTEKALARLNEEFPDVQVIAISGNYCTDKKPAAINWIEGRGKSVVCEAVIPAKVVREVLKTTTEDIVEVNINKNLVGSAMAGSIGGYNAHAANIVTAIYIACGQDAAQNVGSSNCITLMERTGSANEDLYISCTMPSIEIGTVGGGTNLLPQQACLQMLGVQGASQDNPGENARQLAKIVCATVMAGELSLMAALAAGHLVKSHMIHNRSKMNLQDLQGTCTKKAA; the protein is encoded by the exons ATGTTGTCCAGGCTGTTTCGAATGCATGGCCTTTTTGTAGCCTCTCATCCATGGGAAGTTATTGTTGGAACAGTGACTCTCACCATCTGTATGATGTCCATGAAGATGTTCACTGGAAATGATAAGATCTGTGGCTGGAATTATGAGTGCCCAAAACTTGAAGAA GATGTTCTGAGCAGCGACATCATAATCCTGACAATCACCCGCTGTATAGCAATCCTTTACATATACTTCCAGTTTCAGAACCTGAGGCAACTTGGGTCAAAGTACATTTTAG gtaTTGCTGGCCTTTTCACAATCTTCTCAAGTTTTGTCTTTAGTACAGTGGTAATTCACTTTTTGGATAAAGAATTGACAGGTTTAAA TGAAGCTTTACCATTCTTCCTGCTTCTTATTGATCTTTCAAGAGCGAGTGCATTAGCCAAATTTGCACTTAGTTCCAACTCACAG gatgaagtaagagaaaatatttcacgTGGAATGGCAATTTTAGGCCCTACGTTTACACTGGATGCCCTTGTGGAATGCCTAGTTATTGGTGTAGGTACTATGTCAG gGGTACGACAACTTGAAATTATGTGCTGCTTTGGCTGTATGTCTGTTCTTGCCAACTACTTTGTCTTCATGACCTTCTTCCCAGCTTGCGTGTCCTTAGTATTAGAG CTTTCTCGAGAGAGTCGTGAAGGGCGTCCTATATGGCAGCTCAGTCATTTTGCTCGTGttctggaagaagaagaaaataaaccgAACCCTGTAACACAGCGGGTCAAAATGATCATG tcaCTAGGTTTGGTTCTTGTTCATGCCCACAGTCGCTGGATAGCAGAACCAGCTGCTCAAAACGCTACTGTAGAAAACTCAGTGGGATTGGATGAGAACGCACCAAAGAGAATTGAACCTAATGTTTCATTATGGCAGTTCTATCTTTCTCG aatgaCCAGTATGGATATTGAGCAAGTAATCACTCTTGGATTAGCCCTTCTTCTTGctgtgaaatacattttctttgaacaaaCAGAGACTGAATCCACGCTCTCGCTGAAGAATCCCATAACATCTCCGATGATGGTTCAGAAAAAGGTCCCCGAGAATTGTTGCAGGAAACAATCTGGAATTCTGCAAAACAATCAGAAATCTAACACAGCAGAAGAAACTTTAATTGCTAAAGATGGAAATG CTGAAGTCATAAAACCTCTATTAACAGAGTCTTCAACCAGGGCTACGTTTGTAGTTGGCAGTTGCAACCCTGTGGAAACTTCTGCAATCCTTaatagaaaagaggaagaacttGAATTACCTAAAGAACCACGTTCTATTGAGGAATGTGTTCGTATACTTGGAAATGCAGAG AAGGGAGCAAAATTCCTCACTGATGCTGAGGTTATCAGCTTAGTTAATGCTAAGCATATTCCTGCATACAAACTGGAAACCTTGATGGAAACTCAGGAGCGTGGTGTGTCCATTCGTCGACAGATGTTATCTAAGAAACTCCCCGAACCTTCATCTTTGCAGTATCTTCCTTATAGGAATTACAATTACTCTTTG GTTATGGGAGCTTGCTGTGAAAACGTGATTGGATATATGCCTATTCCTGTAGGCGTAGCAGGGCCACTGTTCTTGGATAACAAAGAGTTTCAAGTTCCAATGGCAACAACAGAAGGATGTCTTGTGGCAAGCACAAATAGAGGTTGTAGAGCAATATGT cTTGGTGGAGGAGCAAGCAGTCGTATTCTAGCAGATGGGATGACCCGAGGGCCTGTTGTAAGGCTCCCCACTGCTTGCCAGGCTGCGGAAGTGAAAGTTTGGCTTGAAAGCTCTGAAGGGTTTAAGATAATAAAAGAAGCTTTTGACAGCACAAGTAG gTTTGCTCGCCTACAAAAACTTCTCATCAGCTTGGCTGGTCGTAATCTTTATATCCGTTTTCAGTCTAAAACGGGGGATGCAATGGGAATGAATATGATTTCAAAA GGTACTGAAAAAGCATTGGCAAGGTTGAATGAAGAGTTTCCTGATGTTCAGGTTATAGCTATTAGTGGTAACTACTGTACAGACAAAAAGCCTGCTGCCATAAATTGGATAGAAGGAAGAGGCAAGTCTGTTGTCTGTGAGGCAGTGATTCCAGCCAAGGTTGTCAGAGAA GTATTGAAGACTACTACAGAAGATATAGTTGAAGttaatataaacaaaaactTGGTGGGTTCTGCTATGGCTGGTAGCATAGGTGGCTACAATGCACATGCAGCAAACATTGTTACAGCCATCTACATTGCTTGTGGTCAG GATGCTGCACAGAATGTGGGCAGTTCTAATTGCATCACTCTGATGGAGCGAACTGGTTCTGCCAATGAAGACCTGTATATCAGCTGTACAATGCCCTCTATAGAAATAGGAACTGTAGGTGGAGGCACCAACTTGCTCCCACAGCAGGCCTGTCTGCAG atGTTAGGGGTTCAAGGTGCAAGCCAAGATAATCCTGGTGAAAATGCCCGTCAGCTTGCTAAAATTGTATGTGCTACTGTGATGGCAGGGGAATTATCACTAAtggcagctcttgcagctgggCATCTAGTCAAAAGCCACATGATCCACAACAG gtcAAAAATGAATCTGCAAGACCTTCAGGGAACCTGCACAAAGAAAGCAGCTTGA
- the HMGCR gene encoding 3-hydroxy-3-methylglutaryl-Coenzyme A reductase isoform X1 has protein sequence MVLQRAALRFSRFRKTILKMLSRLFRMHGLFVASHPWEVIVGTVTLTICMMSMKMFTGNDKICGWNYECPKLEEDVLSSDIIILTITRCIAILYIYFQFQNLRQLGSKYILGIAGLFTIFSSFVFSTVVIHFLDKELTGLNEALPFFLLLIDLSRASALAKFALSSNSQDEVRENISRGMAILGPTFTLDALVECLVIGVGTMSGVRQLEIMCCFGCMSVLANYFVFMTFFPACVSLVLELSRESREGRPIWQLSHFARVLEEEENKPNPVTQRVKMIMSLGLVLVHAHSRWIAEPAAQNATVENSVGLDENAPKRIEPNVSLWQFYLSRMTSMDIEQVITLGLALLLAVKYIFFEQTETESTLSLKNPITSPMMVQKKVPENCCRKQSGILQNNQKSNTAEETLIAKDGNAEVIKPLLTESSTRATFVVGSCNPVETSAILNRKEEELELPKEPRSIEECVRILGNAEKGAKFLTDAEVISLVNAKHIPAYKLETLMETQERGVSIRRQMLSKKLPEPSSLQYLPYRNYNYSLVMGACCENVIGYMPIPVGVAGPLFLDNKEFQVPMATTEGCLVASTNRGCRAICLGGGASSRILADGMTRGPVVRLPTACQAAEVKVWLESSEGFKIIKEAFDSTSRFARLQKLLISLAGRNLYIRFQSKTGDAMGMNMISKGTEKALARLNEEFPDVQVIAISGNYCTDKKPAAINWIEGRGKSVVCEAVIPAKVVREVLKTTTEDIVEVNINKNLVGSAMAGSIGGYNAHAANIVTAIYIACGQDAAQNVGSSNCITLMERTGSANEDLYISCTMPSIEIGTVGGGTNLLPQQACLQMLGVQGASQDNPGENARQLAKIVCATVMAGELSLMAALAAGHLVKSHMIHNRSKMNLQDLQGTCTKKAA, from the exons ATGGTAttgcagagagctgctctgag GTTTTCTAGGTTTAGAAAAACAATCCTGAAAATGTTGTCCAGGCTGTTTCGAATGCATGGCCTTTTTGTAGCCTCTCATCCATGGGAAGTTATTGTTGGAACAGTGACTCTCACCATCTGTATGATGTCCATGAAGATGTTCACTGGAAATGATAAGATCTGTGGCTGGAATTATGAGTGCCCAAAACTTGAAGAA GATGTTCTGAGCAGCGACATCATAATCCTGACAATCACCCGCTGTATAGCAATCCTTTACATATACTTCCAGTTTCAGAACCTGAGGCAACTTGGGTCAAAGTACATTTTAG gtaTTGCTGGCCTTTTCACAATCTTCTCAAGTTTTGTCTTTAGTACAGTGGTAATTCACTTTTTGGATAAAGAATTGACAGGTTTAAA TGAAGCTTTACCATTCTTCCTGCTTCTTATTGATCTTTCAAGAGCGAGTGCATTAGCCAAATTTGCACTTAGTTCCAACTCACAG gatgaagtaagagaaaatatttcacgTGGAATGGCAATTTTAGGCCCTACGTTTACACTGGATGCCCTTGTGGAATGCCTAGTTATTGGTGTAGGTACTATGTCAG gGGTACGACAACTTGAAATTATGTGCTGCTTTGGCTGTATGTCTGTTCTTGCCAACTACTTTGTCTTCATGACCTTCTTCCCAGCTTGCGTGTCCTTAGTATTAGAG CTTTCTCGAGAGAGTCGTGAAGGGCGTCCTATATGGCAGCTCAGTCATTTTGCTCGTGttctggaagaagaagaaaataaaccgAACCCTGTAACACAGCGGGTCAAAATGATCATG tcaCTAGGTTTGGTTCTTGTTCATGCCCACAGTCGCTGGATAGCAGAACCAGCTGCTCAAAACGCTACTGTAGAAAACTCAGTGGGATTGGATGAGAACGCACCAAAGAGAATTGAACCTAATGTTTCATTATGGCAGTTCTATCTTTCTCG aatgaCCAGTATGGATATTGAGCAAGTAATCACTCTTGGATTAGCCCTTCTTCTTGctgtgaaatacattttctttgaacaaaCAGAGACTGAATCCACGCTCTCGCTGAAGAATCCCATAACATCTCCGATGATGGTTCAGAAAAAGGTCCCCGAGAATTGTTGCAGGAAACAATCTGGAATTCTGCAAAACAATCAGAAATCTAACACAGCAGAAGAAACTTTAATTGCTAAAGATGGAAATG CTGAAGTCATAAAACCTCTATTAACAGAGTCTTCAACCAGGGCTACGTTTGTAGTTGGCAGTTGCAACCCTGTGGAAACTTCTGCAATCCTTaatagaaaagaggaagaacttGAATTACCTAAAGAACCACGTTCTATTGAGGAATGTGTTCGTATACTTGGAAATGCAGAG AAGGGAGCAAAATTCCTCACTGATGCTGAGGTTATCAGCTTAGTTAATGCTAAGCATATTCCTGCATACAAACTGGAAACCTTGATGGAAACTCAGGAGCGTGGTGTGTCCATTCGTCGACAGATGTTATCTAAGAAACTCCCCGAACCTTCATCTTTGCAGTATCTTCCTTATAGGAATTACAATTACTCTTTG GTTATGGGAGCTTGCTGTGAAAACGTGATTGGATATATGCCTATTCCTGTAGGCGTAGCAGGGCCACTGTTCTTGGATAACAAAGAGTTTCAAGTTCCAATGGCAACAACAGAAGGATGTCTTGTGGCAAGCACAAATAGAGGTTGTAGAGCAATATGT cTTGGTGGAGGAGCAAGCAGTCGTATTCTAGCAGATGGGATGACCCGAGGGCCTGTTGTAAGGCTCCCCACTGCTTGCCAGGCTGCGGAAGTGAAAGTTTGGCTTGAAAGCTCTGAAGGGTTTAAGATAATAAAAGAAGCTTTTGACAGCACAAGTAG gTTTGCTCGCCTACAAAAACTTCTCATCAGCTTGGCTGGTCGTAATCTTTATATCCGTTTTCAGTCTAAAACGGGGGATGCAATGGGAATGAATATGATTTCAAAA GGTACTGAAAAAGCATTGGCAAGGTTGAATGAAGAGTTTCCTGATGTTCAGGTTATAGCTATTAGTGGTAACTACTGTACAGACAAAAAGCCTGCTGCCATAAATTGGATAGAAGGAAGAGGCAAGTCTGTTGTCTGTGAGGCAGTGATTCCAGCCAAGGTTGTCAGAGAA GTATTGAAGACTACTACAGAAGATATAGTTGAAGttaatataaacaaaaactTGGTGGGTTCTGCTATGGCTGGTAGCATAGGTGGCTACAATGCACATGCAGCAAACATTGTTACAGCCATCTACATTGCTTGTGGTCAG GATGCTGCACAGAATGTGGGCAGTTCTAATTGCATCACTCTGATGGAGCGAACTGGTTCTGCCAATGAAGACCTGTATATCAGCTGTACAATGCCCTCTATAGAAATAGGAACTGTAGGTGGAGGCACCAACTTGCTCCCACAGCAGGCCTGTCTGCAG atGTTAGGGGTTCAAGGTGCAAGCCAAGATAATCCTGGTGAAAATGCCCGTCAGCTTGCTAAAATTGTATGTGCTACTGTGATGGCAGGGGAATTATCACTAAtggcagctcttgcagctgggCATCTAGTCAAAAGCCACATGATCCACAACAG gtcAAAAATGAATCTGCAAGACCTTCAGGGAACCTGCACAAAGAAAGCAGCTTGA